The Peribacillus sp. FSL P2-0133 genome has a segment encoding these proteins:
- a CDS encoding chlorohydrolase family protein: MKTKLKGRYVIGYDGCDHVILENAEIIYEKDTILYVGKNYPEEVDEVMDAGNAIISPGFIDLNALGDIDHDILHFEADAARQKNLLWSENYIKSGHPELMTEEEEAFKSLYAYSQLILHGVTTAMPITSVFYKSWAETYDELAAAAEHAAGLGLRIYLGPSFQSGMRVVQPNGNIKLHWDEKAGEAGLRKAVEFVEKFDGAYDGMVRGMLAPERIESQTADQLKQIKYYGEKLDVPIKLHAAQGSFEFNTIWKAHQVTPIRYLYDLGFLGPRTGIPHAHFVSGYSKAKYGQGDDLALLAETNTTVIHCPLIIGRHGEALESFAKYKRAGINIALGTDTFPPDMFQNVRTGSMLSRMVEGETEGSVYADFFRSATIDAAAFLGRNDLGRIAAGAKADIIAIDLDSFHMGVIDDPIRTMFVSGSGRDVKLSIINGKVVMKDQIIPNLDLTEIKYKGQQYYKKMRRGYMERDYQELPEKELFKPSFKVVESLSETEAIYDNK; encoded by the coding sequence ATGAAAACCAAGCTTAAAGGAAGATATGTAATTGGGTATGATGGATGCGATCATGTCATTTTGGAAAACGCAGAAATCATTTATGAAAAAGACACGATTCTGTATGTGGGAAAAAATTATCCAGAAGAAGTGGACGAGGTAATGGATGCCGGTAATGCCATTATCAGTCCCGGGTTCATAGATTTAAATGCATTAGGGGACATTGACCATGATATTTTACATTTTGAAGCCGATGCCGCCAGACAGAAAAACCTTCTCTGGTCAGAGAATTATATAAAAAGCGGACATCCTGAATTAATGACAGAGGAAGAAGAAGCTTTTAAATCACTATATGCTTATTCACAACTCATCCTTCATGGCGTGACGACGGCGATGCCCATTACTTCCGTTTTTTATAAAAGCTGGGCAGAAACCTATGATGAATTGGCAGCTGCGGCAGAACATGCAGCTGGATTGGGGTTAAGGATTTACCTTGGTCCGAGTTTCCAATCAGGAATGAGAGTCGTCCAGCCTAACGGGAATATTAAACTGCATTGGGATGAAAAAGCCGGGGAAGCGGGATTACGGAAAGCGGTCGAGTTTGTAGAAAAATTCGATGGAGCTTATGATGGCATGGTCAGAGGGATGCTTGCCCCAGAACGGATAGAGTCCCAAACGGCAGATCAATTAAAGCAGATTAAATATTACGGCGAAAAATTGGACGTACCGATAAAGCTGCATGCTGCACAAGGAAGTTTTGAATTCAACACCATCTGGAAAGCCCATCAAGTTACACCGATCAGATATTTGTACGACCTTGGCTTTCTCGGTCCAAGAACAGGGATCCCGCATGCCCACTTTGTTTCAGGATATAGTAAAGCGAAATATGGACAGGGTGATGACTTGGCGCTGCTTGCTGAAACGAATACAACGGTGATTCATTGCCCTCTGATCATTGGGAGGCATGGGGAGGCGTTGGAATCTTTTGCTAAATATAAACGGGCTGGGATCAATATCGCCCTTGGAACGGACACATTCCCTCCTGATATGTTCCAGAATGTCAGGACAGGCAGCATGCTCTCGCGGATGGTGGAAGGAGAAACGGAAGGCTCTGTCTATGCCGATTTCTTTCGGTCAGCCACAATTGATGCGGCCGCTTTTCTTGGCAGGAACGATTTAGGACGCATCGCAGCGGGGGCCAAGGCGGATATCATCGCGATTGACTTGGACAGTTTTCATATGGGGGTAATCGATGATCCCATTCGAACCATGTTCGTAAGCGGGTCTGGAAGGGACGTTAAATTATCCATCATAAATGGAAAGGTAGTCATGAAGGATCAAATAATCCCCAATCTGGATTTAACGGAAATCAAATATAAGGGACAACAA
- a CDS encoding amidohydrolase family protein produces the protein MIDLLLIHGTVITMDQNRRILPDGAVAIHQGRILAVDSTENLKLQYEAVKVIDCSHQCILPGLIDVHGHGGHSMFKTIAMENIDFWMPIMTNAYKHFVTDDFWYYEGKLSSLERLKAGVTTGVSVLGSMPRSDEPIFAINHAKAYAEVGIREVVCTGPCNPPWPHSFSRWIDGKRVVKEVSYEEVLQGAEAVIEALNHANEDRTRAFITPFVIVTSVDPSNPTSPDRLYGLTDHDLYQAKKIREIARKYNTRIHSDAFGGMIHLAIQDKENALLGPDVHLQHCRGISFDEARILAETGTNVSASPGFGQVHARTPITELLEMGATVAISTDGTSPSTSFDMFQAMRKTQFVHQAALRDYYYLPPGKLLEMITIDAAKCIGWDDEIGSIEIGKKADVITVNLHQPHLTPEFMHVHRLVFQAVANDVEHVIVDGKLIMEGRNVRTVHESTVLDEANEEAFSTIKRAGLEKYMQPTKYFWGHARAYVDEKRYDEREDAAAMVKGE, from the coding sequence ATGATAGATTTACTGCTAATCCATGGGACCGTGATAACCATGGATCAAAACAGGAGAATTCTGCCGGATGGCGCCGTCGCCATACATCAAGGAAGGATTTTAGCCGTTGATTCCACCGAAAATCTGAAATTGCAGTATGAGGCTGTAAAAGTCATCGATTGCAGCCATCAATGCATATTGCCGGGGTTGATAGATGTTCATGGGCATGGGGGACATTCCATGTTCAAAACGATCGCAATGGAGAATATTGATTTTTGGATGCCCATCATGACGAATGCGTACAAGCATTTTGTTACAGATGACTTTTGGTATTACGAAGGAAAGCTATCCTCACTTGAGAGATTAAAGGCGGGCGTGACAACTGGGGTGAGCGTGTTAGGATCGATGCCGCGGTCCGATGAACCGATTTTTGCCATCAATCATGCAAAAGCATACGCCGAAGTGGGGATCAGGGAAGTGGTATGCACGGGTCCTTGCAACCCCCCATGGCCCCATTCGTTCAGCCGGTGGATTGACGGAAAGAGAGTGGTAAAGGAAGTTTCTTATGAAGAAGTGCTACAGGGGGCGGAAGCTGTAATCGAGGCGCTGAACCATGCGAATGAAGACCGCACGAGAGCCTTCATTACACCATTTGTCATCGTGACATCCGTGGATCCCTCGAATCCCACATCTCCTGACAGGCTTTATGGGCTGACTGATCATGACCTTTATCAAGCGAAGAAAATAAGGGAGATTGCCAGGAAATATAACACACGCATTCACTCTGATGCCTTTGGCGGAATGATTCATTTAGCGATACAGGATAAGGAAAATGCCCTATTGGGTCCAGATGTCCATTTACAGCACTGTCGGGGCATTTCCTTCGATGAGGCAAGAATACTGGCAGAAACAGGTACCAACGTCAGTGCATCACCTGGATTTGGCCAGGTTCATGCCCGTACCCCGATAACTGAATTATTGGAGATGGGTGCAACTGTGGCAATCTCCACGGATGGGACTTCCCCTTCCACAAGTTTCGATATGTTTCAGGCAATGAGGAAAACACAGTTTGTTCACCAGGCAGCGCTTAGGGACTACTATTATTTACCGCCAGGCAAGCTTTTGGAAATGATCACGATAGATGCTGCGAAATGCATTGGCTGGGATGATGAAATAGGCTCCATTGAGATCGGGAAAAAAGCGGATGTCATTACGGTCAATCTGCATCAGCCTCATCTGACCCCTGAATTCATGCATGTACACCGGCTTGTATTTCAAGCAGTGGCGAATGATGTGGAGCATGTCATCGTGGATGGGAAATTAATCATGGAAGGGAGGAATGTACGGACGGTCCATGAAAGTACAGTGCTTGATGAAGCGAATGAGGAGGCCTTTTCAACGATAAAGCGTGCGGGGCTTGAAAAGTATATGCAACCGACGAAATATTTCTGGGGCCATGCCAGGGCATATGTAGATGAAAAGCGATATGACGAAAGAGAAGACGCTGCCGCAATGGTGAAAGGGGAATAA